A window from Schistosoma haematobium chromosome 3, whole genome shotgun sequence encodes these proteins:
- a CDS encoding hypothetical protein (EggNog:ENOG410W1UT~COG:T), giving the protein MTDFIEAVSNPLAPDVFVGHGDFTNQKLSNSDFRKLLMTPKPSVQPSKIDEVHETGTRISTHHLERSDRIRQDPSQTIHRSKHKISHKRHHVRSKKDAQKSDVSESTHRYRDRAKERRDGKLVAPTEEVEEEREMENDDDTLTRTADYRAVAPSSAAGASHAERRRMLIQESKYLGGDMEHTHLVKGLDYVLLQKVRLEIQNKEIEAEQALDIELNKPDKMKESTNNEESIQFRTHLAASICNVIFNERLPERNEYFQPGRMAYRIELEDDSVDFEVPATVIRSKSDCLQIDGRGTGAITTNEIVINKLTQILSYLRAGKRHAKKTKLKGRVADKSEFDYEDNRHLIHKMANTAIFEGTGNDYLPTTKKQCKSNDRMDLPYEDSRVSNSRNRLPASNTTTSGSNSNTNAESNSAQASYFDIPANADSVTNNSISATKEFLNELSQRFDVKDENRLQEKASLERFFAKTQVTCYDECYPGFAESYDAMGDSDDEADFSKMDLGNKKGPVGRWDFETQEEYSDYMSNKEALPKAAFQYGVKMADGRRTRRIGPKDEKAELDRQLQKIQSIIQKRKQLAEDSGPIGKNVRF; this is encoded by the exons ATGACTGACTTCATTGAAGCGGTATCCAATCCATTGGCACCTGATGTGTTTGTGGGTCATGGTGACTTTACGAATCAAAAACTATCTAATAGTGATTTTCGAAAATTGTTAATGACACCTAAGCCATCAGTACAACCTTCAAAAATTGATGAAGTACATGAAACTGGGACCCGCATTTCTACTCACCATTTGGAAAGATCCGATCGTATACGCCAAGATCCTAGTCAAACTATTCATCGTAGTAAACATAAGATAAGTCACAAGCGTCATCATGTTCGTAGCAAAAAAGATGCTCAAAAATCAGATGTTTCTGAATCAACACATCGTTATCGAGATCGTGCAAAAGAACGACGTGACGGCAAACTAGTTGCTCCAACTGAGGAAGTTGAGGAAGAACGTGAAATGGAAAATGATGATGATACTTTAACTCGTACAGCCGACTATCGTGCTGTTGCACCATCGTCTGCTGCTGGTGCTTCACATGCTGAACGTCGTCGAATGCTTATACAGGAATCTAAGTATCTTGGTGGTGATATGGAACATACTCACTTGGTCAAAGGTCTTGATTATGTTCTATTACAAAAAGTCCGTTTGGaaatacaaaataaagaaattgaaGCCGAACAAGCCCTGGATATTGAATTAAACAAACCTGATAAAATGAAAGAAAGTACTAATAATGAAGAAAGCATACAATTTCGTACTCATCTAGCGGCAAGTATATGCAATGTTATTTTCAATGAACGTCTCCCAGAAcgtaatgaatattttcaaccTGGTCGCATGGCTTATCGTATTGAACTGGAAGATGATTCAGTGGATTTTGAAGTACCAGCTACAGTGATTCGTAGCAAATCTGATTGTTTACAAATTGATGGTCGTGGAACTGGTGCAATAACTACTAACGAAATTGTTATTAATAAACTTACTCAAATCTTATCATATTTGCGGGCTGGCAAACGACATGCAAAGAAGACTAAGCTTAAAGGACGTGTTGCTGACAAATCTGAATTTGATTATGAAGACAATCGACATCTTATTCATAAAATGGCTA ATACTGCTATATTTGAAGGTACCGGAAACGATTACTTACCGACAACAAAGAAGCAATGCAAAAGTAACGATAGGATGGATTTACCATATGAGGATTCTAGAGTGTCGAATTCACGTAATCGTCTACCCGCTTCTAATACTACTACATCTGGTAGTAATAGTAACACCAATGCTGAATCAAATAGTGCACAAGCATCATACTTCGATATTCCCGCCAATGCTGATTCAGTCACAAATAATTCAATAAGTGCTACTAAagaatttttaaatgaattaagtCAACGTTTTGATGTTAAAGATGAAAATAGGTTACAGGAAAAA gcAAGTCTTGAACGATTCTTTGCTAAAACTCAAGTCACGTGTTACGATGAATGTTATCCCGGTTTCGCTGAATCATACGATGCTATGGGTGATTCTGATGATGAAGCTGATTTTAGCAAAATGGATTTAGGTAATAAAAAAGGTCCAGTTGGTCGATGGGACTTTGAAACACAGGAAGAATATAGTGATTATATGTCGAATAAAGAAGCTTTACCAAAAGCTGCATTTCAATATGGTGTTAAAATGGCTGATGGTCGTCGTACACGTCGTATTGGACCAAAAGATGAAAAAGCTGAATTAGATCGTCAATTACAAAAAATACAATCAATCATACAAAAGCGTAAACAATTAGCTGAAGATAGTGGTCCAATAGGAAAAAATGTCCGATTTTAA